A single Natrinema pellirubrum DSM 15624 DNA region contains:
- a CDS encoding cation:proton antiporter translates to MTPVPLEDVFLAAAGLFVVLAIAMFYRAVVGPTTQDRLLAVNVLGTNTVVILALLAAGLDQRWFLDVALIYALLNFLMSVAISKFTVERGGVL, encoded by the coding sequence GTGACGCCGGTCCCGCTCGAGGACGTCTTCCTCGCCGCGGCCGGCCTGTTCGTCGTGTTGGCTATCGCGATGTTCTACCGGGCGGTCGTCGGGCCGACCACGCAGGACCGACTGCTTGCAGTCAACGTCCTCGGGACGAACACGGTCGTCATCCTCGCCCTGCTGGCGGCGGGACTCGATCAGCGGTGGTTTCTCGACGTGGCGCTGATCTACGCCCTGCTGAACTTCCTGATGTCGGTCGCCATCTCGAAGTTCACCGTCGAACGGGGTGGTGTGCTGTGA
- a CDS encoding MnhB domain-containing protein, whose amino-acid sequence MSDYDDTYTESQVIMTAVKIIAPFTLTYGLFMTFHGGDAPGGGFQGGTVVGVTVLMLAFAFGIEPTRQWLRNSFITGLVTGGVVIFGAIGLGMIALGGEFLEFYKLKEVFHIKPKWGLEAVEIGGISLIVSGVIISLFFTMAAGFTPDRPSGTGGVSGVDVDDAPDAAEPEVSDDD is encoded by the coding sequence ATGTCCGACTACGACGATACCTACACCGAGAGTCAGGTGATCATGACCGCCGTCAAGATCATTGCACCGTTTACGCTCACCTACGGGCTGTTCATGACCTTCCACGGGGGCGACGCCCCCGGCGGCGGCTTCCAAGGGGGGACTGTCGTCGGCGTCACCGTCCTCATGCTCGCTTTCGCCTTCGGGATCGAACCGACCCGGCAGTGGCTCAGAAATTCCTTCATTACGGGTCTCGTCACCGGCGGCGTCGTCATCTTCGGCGCGATCGGGCTGGGGATGATCGCGCTCGGCGGGGAGTTCCTCGAGTTCTACAAGCTCAAGGAGGTCTTCCATATCAAGCCCAAGTGGGGGCTCGAGGCCGTCGAGATCGGCGGCATCTCGCTGATCGTCTCGGGGGTCATCATCAGCCTCTTCTTCACGATGGCCGCGGGCTTTACGCCCGACCGGCCCAGCGGCACCGGTGGCGTCAGCGGCGTCGACGTCGACGACGCGCCGGACGCGGCCGAGCCGGAGGTGAGCGACGATGATTGA
- a CDS encoding CbtA family protein has protein sequence MLVDYLKRGVLAGAIAGIAYGAYVALVANPLVGYMETRAEGGDHAHAGEHAHEAGEHAHAAGEGAHAVSEATTAAVSIGSGVLWGILLGGAFALAFYFLEPALPGRGRVKAYVLAAAGFLTVSVAPWLVLPPTTPGAELAFDPTLRSAIYAGMMAVGAVVAAASVYGYGRLSPENRPLGVGVAAVPIVVLVVVTTVAAPTIVETGALSADLVTAFRGLTVLSQAALWALVAACFGWLQTRAGAQPAAERHDDLLTSP, from the coding sequence ATGCTCGTCGACTACCTCAAGCGGGGCGTCCTCGCCGGGGCGATCGCGGGGATCGCCTACGGAGCCTACGTGGCGCTAGTCGCGAATCCCCTCGTCGGCTATATGGAGACGCGCGCCGAGGGCGGCGACCACGCCCACGCCGGTGAACACGCACACGAGGCCGGCGAACACGCCCATGCCGCCGGCGAAGGCGCTCACGCGGTCAGCGAGGCGACGACCGCGGCCGTCAGCATCGGCAGCGGCGTCCTCTGGGGAATCCTGCTCGGCGGTGCCTTCGCGCTCGCCTTCTACTTCCTCGAGCCGGCGCTGCCCGGCCGCGGGCGGGTCAAGGCCTACGTGCTGGCCGCGGCCGGCTTCCTGACCGTCTCGGTCGCCCCGTGGCTGGTGTTGCCGCCAACGACGCCCGGGGCCGAACTGGCGTTCGACCCGACACTTCGCAGCGCGATCTACGCGGGAATGATGGCCGTCGGGGCCGTCGTCGCCGCGGCGTCGGTCTATGGCTACGGCCGTCTGTCGCCCGAGAACCGGCCGCTTGGGGTCGGTGTGGCCGCAGTCCCGATCGTCGTACTCGTCGTCGTTACGACGGTCGCGGCACCGACGATCGTCGAGACCGGTGCGCTGTCGGCCGACCTGGTGACCGCGTTCCGTGGACTGACCGTCCTGAGTCAGGCCGCGCTCTGGGCGCTGGTGGCCGCCTGCTTCGGCTGGCTCCAGACGCGGGCCGGCGCGCAGCCGGCAGCCGAGCGCCACGACGACCTGCTGACGAGCCCATGA
- a CDS encoding monovalent cation/H+ antiporter subunit D family protein, whose protein sequence is MSSIDLLPPLLIAAPILAATLPIALGLWFDRTGWSVAAATTSGLFVGAVVLANAVYTNGDVSHRLGGYPRTYGIELVADEFSMLIVLLVTAVATGVLAYTRRGGPRGNTFYTAYLLLTAGLLGISLTGDVFNLFVFLEITSIATYALVASGDGPEAAVAALKYLILGTVAASMYLIGVAFVFMATGTLNMVELAGAIPEANTTLIRAGIAFMIVGFAVKVAQWPLHTWQPSAYQRAPDGVTPLIAALVSTASAYAFGRIIVTVLGVEYLAGTPNVAPIVLTIGCVSVLAGTVLAVIQTEVKRMLAYSSVSQFGLVLAAYGVVIAGESETALIGAAIHLVGHGVLKAGLFLAAALVATSYGARTVDEYAGLAKRRPFVAGSMAVLLLALVGVPPGVGFVGKWYIALGAVESQLWPVAAVIFLSTMLTLAYAARLLEKMYFTPSAPADASRPGPAATDGGTADTDAAAATDGGTADTDAAAATDGGTADTDAAAAIRGAGAADPVSIGMVAVVVIAAVVAVALGFAGGTIADLLEPFLTEVFN, encoded by the coding sequence ATGAGTAGCATCGACCTGCTGCCGCCGCTGCTGATCGCCGCTCCCATTCTGGCGGCGACGCTGCCGATCGCGCTCGGGCTGTGGTTCGACCGGACCGGCTGGTCGGTCGCCGCAGCAACGACCAGCGGCCTGTTCGTCGGGGCCGTCGTCCTCGCGAACGCCGTCTACACCAACGGAGACGTGAGCCACCGGCTCGGCGGCTACCCCCGTACCTACGGGATCGAACTCGTCGCCGACGAGTTCTCGATGCTGATCGTCCTGCTCGTGACTGCGGTCGCGACCGGCGTCCTCGCGTACACGCGCCGGGGCGGCCCGCGCGGGAACACGTTTTACACCGCCTACCTGCTGTTGACCGCCGGCCTGCTCGGCATCTCGCTGACTGGCGACGTGTTCAACCTGTTCGTCTTCCTCGAGATCACGAGCATCGCGACCTACGCCCTGGTCGCCAGCGGTGACGGCCCCGAGGCGGCGGTCGCGGCCCTGAAGTACCTGATCCTGGGGACCGTCGCCGCCTCGATGTACCTGATCGGGGTTGCGTTCGTCTTCATGGCAACGGGGACGCTCAACATGGTCGAACTCGCCGGCGCCATCCCCGAGGCCAACACCACCCTGATCCGGGCCGGGATCGCGTTCATGATCGTCGGCTTCGCCGTCAAGGTCGCCCAGTGGCCGCTGCACACGTGGCAGCCAAGCGCCTACCAGCGGGCCCCCGACGGCGTGACGCCGCTGATCGCGGCGCTCGTCTCGACGGCCTCCGCGTACGCGTTCGGCCGCATCATCGTCACCGTCCTCGGGGTCGAGTACCTCGCGGGCACGCCGAACGTGGCTCCGATCGTCCTGACGATCGGTTGCGTGAGCGTCCTCGCCGGCACCGTGCTGGCGGTGATCCAGACCGAGGTCAAGCGGATGCTCGCCTACTCGTCGGTCTCGCAGTTCGGACTGGTACTCGCCGCCTACGGCGTCGTCATCGCCGGCGAGTCCGAAACCGCGCTGATCGGTGCCGCCATCCACCTCGTCGGACACGGCGTGTTGAAAGCCGGCCTCTTCCTTGCTGCCGCACTCGTCGCGACGAGCTACGGCGCACGCACTGTCGACGAATACGCCGGCCTCGCTAAACGCCGGCCGTTCGTCGCCGGCTCCATGGCCGTCCTCCTGCTGGCGCTAGTCGGCGTCCCGCCGGGCGTCGGCTTCGTCGGCAAGTGGTACATCGCCTTGGGCGCCGTCGAATCACAGCTCTGGCCAGTCGCAGCCGTGATCTTCCTCAGCACCATGCTCACCCTCGCCTACGCCGCTCGCCTGCTCGAGAAGATGTACTTCACGCCGTCGGCACCCGCCGACGCGAGTCGTCCGGGGCCGGCCGCGACCGACGGCGGAACGGCCGACACCGACGCCGCGGCCGCGACCGACGGCGGAACGGCCGACACCGACGCCGCGGCCGCGACCGACGGCGGAACGGCCGACACCGACGCCGCGGCCGCGATCCGCGGCGCGGGGGCGGCTGATCCCGTCTCGATCGGCATGGTCGCCGTCGTCGTGATCGCCGCCGTCGTCGCCGTCGCGCTCGGCTTCGCCGGCGGCACGATCGCCGACCTGCTCGAGCCGTTCCTCACGGAGGTGTTCAACTGA
- a CDS encoding DUF4040 domain-containing protein has protein sequence MSLFVYSLVAFVLATAVATALFRDVLSTIIVFGAYSLGMAIIYTFLLAPDVAMTEAAIGAGVTTLLLLLTIARTTRPTTDRLRERIHVPAVVVVGAFVLLLCTAVLPEMYAVGSTETPVWSNPEVTQHYITETYHQTGVENAVTAVLAAYRGFDTFGEAVVVFAAGVSTLLVLKREVFA, from the coding sequence ATGAGCCTCTTCGTCTACTCGCTCGTCGCGTTCGTCCTCGCGACGGCGGTGGCGACGGCGCTGTTTCGCGACGTGTTGTCCACGATTATCGTCTTCGGGGCCTACAGCCTCGGGATGGCGATCATCTATACGTTCCTGCTTGCCCCCGACGTGGCGATGACCGAGGCCGCGATCGGTGCCGGCGTCACGACGCTGTTGCTCTTACTGACGATCGCGCGCACGACCCGACCCACGACCGACCGGCTCAGAGAGCGGATCCACGTCCCGGCGGTCGTCGTCGTCGGCGCGTTCGTCCTCCTGCTGTGTACCGCGGTCCTGCCGGAGATGTACGCGGTCGGCAGCACGGAGACGCCGGTCTGGTCGAACCCCGAAGTGACCCAACACTACATCACGGAGACGTACCACCAGACTGGCGTCGAGAACGCCGTCACCGCCGTCCTCGCGGCGTATCGTGGGTTCGACACCTTCGGCGAGGCGGTCGTCGTCTTCGCCGCCGGCGTCTCGACGCTGCTCGTCTTGAAACGCGAGGTGTTCGCCTGA
- a CDS encoding Na(+)/H(+) antiporter subunit D: protein MELELLSLAYPPLLIFAAALLVLVLPRIAGFTVGALSLAAVLAISLIAPEGQHLAGTFLGFEVVPYYIDDFSRMVGLGLGFLGVCSVIYAYSSEASKTLVAFALVYVASSVGAAFAGDWLVLLFMWELMAVTSTLVVWHYGGDAVRAGFRYALFHGTGGVLVMLAVAAHYVQTGTFIYDGTGIADGIPALLAVLGMGVNVAFIGVHTWLPDTYPRPHIAASVFLSVYTTKTSAFVLYRAFPIGAESDLGIYIAYMGGLMSVYGATFALLQHDMRALLSYHIQAQLGYIVAGIGMGAWMIESEIAVAGAMSHLFNNILFKSLLFMAVGVVIYRTGEEDLYELGGLWREMPLTAIGFGLGALSITAIPGFNGYVSKGMLFDAADPHYYGIEASEPLYWLLWLGAIGTLLSFIKLGYYVFFHGESDVSVPDAKPGQTVAMLGLGAACVLFGVWWEGLADLAPTLHAHGGGEFTFAYPNDGEGHMHPYSTSHLQTAGVLTAVAAITFVVVRKPLSKLDLGDPAMIVYPITYHVSRWTMLAVTEIYAAVDRVVVGGVKRCYWIGNNPVLAVNAAARRLPLVDVEERQPTDGGRPSTIHLRTSIGTTVLLLTLVLTVVLWLLVV from the coding sequence ATGGAACTCGAACTCCTGTCGCTTGCGTACCCGCCGCTGTTGATCTTCGCGGCGGCACTGCTCGTCCTCGTCCTGCCCCGGATCGCCGGCTTCACCGTCGGCGCGCTCAGTCTGGCAGCCGTCCTCGCGATCTCGCTGATCGCGCCGGAAGGCCAACACCTGGCCGGGACCTTCCTCGGGTTCGAGGTCGTCCCTTACTACATCGACGACTTCTCCCGAATGGTCGGGCTCGGGCTGGGCTTCCTCGGGGTCTGTAGCGTCATCTATGCCTACTCGAGCGAGGCCAGTAAGACGCTGGTCGCGTTCGCGCTCGTCTACGTGGCCTCGTCGGTCGGCGCGGCCTTCGCCGGCGACTGGCTCGTCTTGTTGTTCATGTGGGAACTGATGGCCGTGACCAGCACGCTCGTGGTCTGGCACTACGGCGGCGACGCGGTCCGGGCCGGCTTCCGGTATGCCCTCTTCCACGGCACCGGCGGCGTCCTCGTGATGTTGGCAGTCGCCGCCCACTACGTCCAGACGGGCACCTTCATCTACGACGGGACCGGGATCGCGGACGGAATCCCGGCCCTGCTCGCGGTACTCGGAATGGGCGTCAACGTCGCCTTCATCGGCGTTCACACGTGGCTGCCCGACACCTACCCGCGGCCCCATATCGCCGCCTCGGTGTTCCTCTCGGTCTACACGACCAAGACCAGCGCGTTCGTCCTCTACCGGGCGTTCCCGATCGGTGCCGAGAGCGACCTCGGTATCTACATCGCGTACATGGGTGGCCTGATGTCCGTCTACGGCGCGACCTTCGCGCTACTCCAACACGACATGCGGGCGCTGCTCTCCTATCACATCCAAGCCCAACTCGGCTACATCGTCGCCGGGATCGGCATGGGTGCCTGGATGATCGAGAGCGAAATCGCCGTCGCTGGCGCGATGAGTCACCTCTTCAATAATATCCTGTTCAAGAGCTTGCTGTTCATGGCCGTCGGCGTCGTCATCTATCGGACCGGCGAGGAGGACCTGTACGAGCTGGGCGGGCTCTGGCGTGAGATGCCCCTGACCGCGATCGGGTTCGGCCTCGGCGCGCTCTCGATCACCGCGATTCCCGGCTTCAACGGGTACGTTAGCAAGGGGATGCTCTTCGACGCAGCCGATCCCCACTATTACGGAATCGAGGCCTCCGAGCCGCTGTACTGGCTGCTCTGGCTCGGTGCGATCGGCACGCTACTATCCTTTATCAAGCTCGGGTACTACGTCTTCTTCCACGGAGAGAGCGACGTCTCGGTTCCCGACGCCAAGCCCGGCCAGACCGTCGCGATGCTCGGCCTCGGCGCAGCCTGCGTCCTCTTCGGGGTCTGGTGGGAGGGGCTGGCCGACCTCGCGCCGACGCTGCACGCCCACGGCGGCGGTGAGTTCACGTTCGCCTATCCGAACGACGGCGAAGGCCACATGCATCCCTACAGCACGAGCCACCTCCAGACGGCGGGCGTTCTGACTGCCGTCGCCGCGATCACGTTCGTCGTCGTCCGCAAGCCCCTCTCGAAACTCGACCTCGGGGATCCGGCGATGATCGTCTACCCCATAACCTATCACGTCAGCCGATGGACGATGCTCGCGGTGACCGAGATCTACGCTGCCGTCGACCGAGTCGTCGTCGGCGGCGTCAAGCGCTGCTACTGGATCGGAAACAATCCCGTCCTCGCGGTCAACGCGGCCGCACGGCGGCTCCCGCTGGTCGACGTCGAGGAACGGCAGCCGACGGACGGCGGCCGGCCGTCGACGATCCACCTCCGAACGAGCATCGGAACGACCGTCCTCCTACTGACGCTCGTCCTGACGGTGGTCCTCTGGCTGCTCGTCGTCTGA
- a CDS encoding monovalent cation/H+ antiporter subunit E, which yields MAVERLLVPLSDTVTVRQTVGYAVQSGLERADSLECHLVVALPYDDDVPESARQHEDADDLLSRARNWVQEDAGEADVTIETATLGADEYLFGPRDYAEIFDAYAAENDLDRVVLDPEYEPGVTARILQPLERELDRIGLAYDEAPVERSTRRGRLTGSEDFDRLFATFMVSYGFYLVLGDPTYWFDLVTGAAVAGIVAISLARVTFSVPLDRVQSPIRVVRFALYIPYLLWEIVKANIAVSAVILRPSMPIEPTLTQVDSRVRSGLPLTALANSITLTPGTLTVRATDQRLLVHTLIPAAREDLFDGGLERGIRFVFYGRESAAIPSPRERDDAEIVGGDEL from the coding sequence GTGGCGGTTGAACGCCTGCTCGTCCCGCTGTCGGACACGGTGACCGTCCGACAGACGGTCGGTTACGCCGTCCAGTCGGGCCTCGAGCGTGCCGACTCGCTCGAGTGTCACCTGGTCGTTGCCCTTCCCTACGACGACGACGTCCCCGAGAGCGCGCGCCAGCACGAGGACGCCGACGACCTGCTGTCGCGGGCACGCAACTGGGTTCAGGAAGACGCCGGCGAGGCCGACGTGACGATCGAGACGGCGACGCTGGGCGCCGACGAGTACCTCTTCGGTCCCCGCGACTACGCGGAGATCTTCGACGCCTACGCCGCCGAGAACGACCTCGACCGAGTCGTCCTCGATCCCGAATACGAGCCCGGCGTCACCGCCCGCATCCTCCAGCCCCTCGAGCGGGAACTCGACCGGATCGGACTGGCCTACGACGAGGCACCGGTCGAGCGCTCGACCCGCCGCGGCCGACTCACGGGAAGCGAGGACTTCGACCGACTGTTCGCGACGTTTATGGTCTCCTATGGCTTCTATCTCGTCCTGGGCGATCCCACCTACTGGTTCGATCTGGTTACCGGCGCGGCGGTCGCGGGCATCGTCGCCATCTCCCTTGCGCGAGTGACGTTTTCGGTGCCGCTGGACCGTGTCCAGTCGCCGATCCGGGTCGTCCGCTTTGCCCTCTATATCCCTTACCTGCTCTGGGAGATCGTCAAGGCGAACATCGCGGTCTCGGCCGTGATACTCCGGCCGTCGATGCCCATCGAGCCGACGCTGACGCAGGTCGACTCACGAGTCAGAAGCGGGCTACCCCTGACTGCGCTGGCCAACAGCATCACCCTCACCCCGGGCACGCTGACCGTCCGGGCCACCGACCAGCGGCTGCTGGTCCACACGCTGATCCCCGCCGCCCGCGAGGATCTCTTCGACGGCGGCCTGGAGCGAGGGATCAGATTCGTCTTCTACGGCCGCGAGTCGGCCGCGATCCCCTCGCCGCGCGAACGCGACGACGCCGAGATCGTCGGAGGTGACGAGTTGTGA
- a CDS encoding CbtB domain-containing protein, with product MTTTDTVHDRIGTARDDLTTGQLLAVFAFVAAATFALLFLQEPLAHDAMHNFRHAAGVICH from the coding sequence ATGACGACGACCGACACCGTCCACGATCGTATCGGGACCGCACGTGACGACCTCACAACCGGACAACTGCTCGCCGTCTTCGCGTTCGTCGCGGCAGCGACGTTTGCCTTGCTGTTCCTGCAGGAGCCGCTGGCTCACGACGCGATGCACAACTTCCGGCACGCGGCCGGCGTCATCTGCCACTGA
- a CDS encoding proton-conducting transporter transmembrane domain-containing protein, with amino-acid sequence MVADIRPLAAVLVSVVAIVLIVASHRRPNLREGWSVLAALAKFAIVASMLPAVMDGTVFRWSLADSTGVEFLAGLDFALRADPLGIFFALLASFLWIFTSFYAAGYMRGLDEHSQTRFFASFAASLSAAVGIAFAANLVTIFVFYELLSLVTYPLVAHNEDSEARIAGRKYLTYTFFGGGVFLLAGTVMIYWLTSLVGEPTLAFEAGGMEALAAAAQAEPVYAQAAFFLLIAGFGVKAALMPLHSWLADAMVAPTPVSGLLHAVAVVKSGAFGIARVILEVYGPGLIYDLPLDVPGIGEIGLNIPVAIVAAFTLTAASIIAMRKDHLKRRLAYSTTAQLSYIVLGLSLLHPYTVVGALFHIPAHAFAKLTLFFCAGAIHVETHTDYISEMAGIGKRMPLTMAAFTIGAAGMAGLPPVAGFVSKFYMLIGSADVGGSYWLFAGALLLSAVLNVGYFWPVVYTAFFESEDSHDAKPLLEFPAGGLVQSYRTEGDDVAADGGRPTDGEADAPAGDADATETEHAAAADDGDYEYAVDEYPSDADVPVGGQVSAVDHHGNHDDHLTGGPPADVWQRRSPFTESTWLMLAPIAVIATGAIVLGVGPDYAVFLELATRIVEEVFGMPFEELGTVPFDELMTEVNN; translated from the coding sequence ATGGTCGCAGACATCCGCCCGCTTGCGGCCGTCCTCGTCTCGGTGGTCGCGATCGTCCTGATCGTTGCGTCGCATCGCCGGCCGAACCTCCGCGAAGGGTGGTCCGTCCTAGCCGCCCTCGCGAAGTTCGCCATCGTCGCGAGCATGCTCCCCGCGGTCATGGACGGGACCGTCTTCCGGTGGAGCCTCGCCGACTCGACTGGTGTCGAGTTCCTCGCAGGGCTGGACTTCGCCCTGCGAGCCGACCCGCTGGGGATCTTCTTCGCCCTACTGGCGAGTTTCCTCTGGATCTTTACCTCCTTTTACGCGGCGGGCTACATGCGCGGGCTCGACGAACACTCCCAGACGCGCTTTTTCGCTTCCTTCGCCGCCAGCCTCTCGGCAGCGGTCGGGATCGCCTTCGCCGCGAACCTGGTGACGATCTTCGTCTTTTACGAACTCCTGTCGCTGGTGACCTACCCGCTGGTCGCCCACAACGAGGACAGCGAGGCCCGCATCGCCGGCCGGAAGTACCTCACCTACACGTTCTTCGGTGGCGGGGTCTTCCTGCTCGCCGGCACCGTCATGATCTACTGGCTGACGAGTCTCGTCGGCGAGCCGACGCTGGCCTTCGAGGCCGGCGGGATGGAGGCGCTGGCTGCGGCGGCACAGGCTGAGCCGGTCTACGCACAGGCCGCTTTCTTCCTCCTGATCGCCGGCTTCGGCGTTAAGGCTGCGCTGATGCCGCTTCACTCCTGGCTCGCGGATGCGATGGTCGCGCCGACGCCCGTCTCCGGGCTGCTCCACGCCGTCGCGGTCGTCAAGTCCGGCGCGTTCGGCATCGCTCGAGTCATCCTCGAGGTCTACGGGCCGGGACTCATTTACGATCTCCCGCTCGATGTCCCGGGAATCGGCGAAATCGGGCTCAACATCCCCGTCGCCATCGTCGCCGCGTTCACGCTGACTGCGGCCAGCATCATCGCGATGCGGAAGGACCACCTCAAGCGCCGGCTGGCCTACTCGACGACGGCCCAACTCTCGTATATCGTCCTCGGACTCTCCTTGCTGCACCCCTATACCGTGGTTGGGGCCCTGTTCCATATTCCCGCCCACGCGTTCGCGAAGCTGACGCTGTTCTTCTGTGCTGGGGCGATCCACGTCGAGACCCACACGGACTACATCAGTGAAATGGCAGGGATCGGCAAACGGATGCCGCTGACGATGGCGGCGTTCACGATCGGCGCGGCCGGCATGGCCGGGCTCCCGCCGGTCGCCGGCTTCGTCAGCAAGTTCTACATGTTGATCGGCAGCGCGGACGTCGGCGGGAGCTACTGGCTCTTTGCCGGCGCACTGTTGCTCTCGGCGGTGCTTAACGTCGGCTACTTCTGGCCGGTCGTCTACACCGCCTTCTTCGAGAGCGAGGACAGCCACGACGCCAAGCCGCTGCTCGAGTTCCCGGCCGGCGGGCTGGTTCAGTCCTACCGCACCGAGGGGGACGACGTCGCCGCCGACGGCGGTCGGCCGACCGACGGCGAGGCCGATGCGCCTGCCGGCGACGCGGACGCGACCGAGACGGAACACGCCGCCGCAGCCGACGACGGCGACTACGAGTACGCCGTCGACGAGTACCCGAGCGATGCCGACGTCCCCGTGGGCGGGCAAGTCAGTGCCGTCGACCACCACGGCAACCACGACGACCACCTCACCGGCGGGCCGCCGGCCGACGTCTGGCAGCGCCGCTCGCCGTTTACCGAAAGCACGTGGCTCATGCTCGCGCCCATCGCTGTCATCGCGACGGGCGCGATCGTCCTCGGAGTCGGTCCCGACTACGCGGTCTTCCTCGAGCTGGCGACGCGGATCGTCGAGGAGGTCTTCGGAATGCCCTTCGAGGAACTGGGGACCGTCCCCTTTGACGAACTCATGACGGAGGTGAACAACTGA
- the mnhG gene encoding monovalent cation/H(+) antiporter subunit G yields the protein MIEPTPLQVTLETVRFWAIVVLLGLGVFFTLVSTIGVLRLPDIYARAHTASQTDTLGAGFALAGVALAFGWQHAAVYTVLLLFFVFITNPTAAHAIARSAAETGVEPILAEEGETDDATAETEGENR from the coding sequence GTGATCGAACCGACCCCGCTGCAGGTAACCCTCGAGACGGTCCGGTTCTGGGCGATCGTCGTCCTGCTGGGACTGGGCGTGTTCTTCACGCTCGTCTCGACGATCGGCGTCCTCCGACTGCCGGACATCTACGCGCGGGCCCACACCGCCTCCCAGACGGACACGCTCGGGGCGGGCTTTGCCCTGGCCGGCGTCGCCCTGGCCTTCGGCTGGCAGCACGCGGCGGTCTATACCGTCTTGTTGCTGTTTTTCGTGTTCATCACGAACCCGACGGCCGCCCACGCGATCGCACGATCGGCAGCCGAGACCGGCGTCGAACCGATCCTCGCGGAGGAAGGCGAAACGGACGATGCGACCGCCGAAACGGAGGGTGAGAATCGATGA
- a CDS encoding cation:proton antiporter subunit C gives MIELLTSHYLYVLTFVLLGLGIYMVIASENLVKKLIGVNLFQTAIFLFFVAMAYIDVDGASAPIVPHEGTPGEVMVASPLPQVIVLTAIVVGIALTAVGLALIIRIYSEYGTLREDTLREVRADE, from the coding sequence ATGATTGAGCTGCTGACGAGTCACTACCTCTACGTCCTGACGTTCGTCCTGCTCGGACTGGGGATCTACATGGTGATCGCCAGCGAGAACCTCGTGAAGAAGCTGATCGGGGTGAACCTGTTTCAGACGGCCATCTTCCTGTTTTTCGTCGCGATGGCCTACATCGATGTCGACGGGGCCTCGGCACCGATCGTCCCCCACGAGGGCACGCCGGGCGAGGTCATGGTCGCGAGCCCGCTACCGCAGGTCATCGTCCTGACCGCCATCGTCGTCGGCATCGCGCTGACCGCCGTCGGGCTGGCGCTGATCATCCGCATCTATTCGGAGTACGGGACGCTCCGCGAGGACACCCTCCGGGAGGTGCGTGCCGATGAGTAG